In the Gorilla gorilla gorilla isolate KB3781 chromosome 1, NHGRI_mGorGor1-v2.1_pri, whole genome shotgun sequence genome, GTTATACAATCACCTGTTTTAAGCCTTCTGTAAGATAAATCACCAAAACCTATTCAGTATGTAATTTCTTCTATACCAGCCAAATGGTGCCTCCATAGTTATTTTGCTTAATCCAACTGGGCCAACAAGGTATCCAACACCTTGAATACTGAATAAACTTCAGTGAATTTTCTCTATTAATCCACACTCTTATTCAAGATTTATTCACTTAGTAAATTCCTACAATACTGACATTCAAAAAATGAAGATTTGGCTCTTGCTCCTAAAATAAACCTCTGTGGGAAAGTCACACATCCAACAGCTACGAGTATAAATGAAGACCCATGGGAACAAAGAGACTACTGTTTGTATCCTTTCATGGATATCTCACTTGACACTTCACAAAACAATCCTGTGAAATATaagattatctctttttttttttttttttaccagtttaCTCAATTAACAGGTCAGCATACAAAACCTGGATCTTCTGACCCTTGATTGTACCACACTctgaaatgtatataaaatttatgatTACCACAAATGAAGATACTTCAAAGACCCTAAGGAAGGAAACACACAAGAAGGAAACAgcttcctcacctataaaataataaaaatgtggtcTTTTTGACATCCTTGAGCTAAATAAGCTCGCAAGGTGGAGCCCACTGCCCAGAAGTTTTACCCAAATAGTCTAACATAGAAATAGGCCTGGAAACAGGAGGAGTAACATAAATTTAAGGCTTACCAGTGTATAAAGTACCTTCTATTATCATTTGATCCTCACTACTCAGTTAAGAATTATctctatttttacatattttttaaaaaggcatcagTGAAATAATGTGATTACTTCAAGGTCACGCAGCTAGTAAATGGCTTGGACAAATCCTCATAACCCTACTATACCTTTTTATATGAGAAAGTCAGAGTAGCTAGTGGAAGCCTGGACTATTTTAATACGGATCCAAGAATGTAAATACAAAATCTTCTGAGCTCTCCTTAGCCACTAGGCTACATGCAACTATTTTAGATCAGACAAGCTCctctttcagttaaaaaaaaaaaaaaaaatcttaagtaaCAAaccaactaattttaaaaatgcaattaaaaggcacacactgtatgtacatgcatacaAACGCATTCACATACATACACGCACACTTTAATCACAAAGCATCTTACACTTTTGAAACATTgcataaatgaaaaacaagaatAGAACTAAACAGACAGGACACTAAAAGTACCAGCTTTTTGGTCTCAACCTTTCCACTGTCCTGTGTAAGTaatatgctttttcattttttaaatattcatctttAAGCAAAATATTAACAAGTAAATCTATATACTGCATTTTACTCAAACGCCTATGACCGTTTCAGGAACATAAACTATTATTCAGTTCTCTTCTGTATAAGATTATACACAGTGATCATGCTATTCCTAAAATTAAAGTCATCTGACAGATACCACTAATAGTTATACCGTAATATATTCATCATATCCTCTGTTCAGGATTCTGACCGACTTAATTGGAAATTCCTGTTCAGGCATTCCTATTTCTGGATGGCCTTTGAAACATCAGAACTACCTCTTAATATAACCAAAAAGGACTCAACTTAAAAGACTAACATTAATGTCCCACAGGACTTGAAAGCATAAAGACTAAGCATATATTAATATAACCTGAAAAGCACCTCCTAAGCACCAAAATATCCCAAAGAATATTCCAAAGACTTTTGCAAGCAGCACAAGAACGTTTTATCCCATACCAATCTCACTTTTACAGGTATCTAAGCAAATCTAAGTACTACCTAACCACCTGCCAAATAATCCAGTTCCTTCCAAAGTGAAAAGCTGACCCTCTTTCCTGCTCTTATTCAAAATTAGCCTACGAAGAATTACTGTAGACTGCTTAAATAAACTTTTCAGACCTGTGTACCAAGTTCTATATTTACGTTACTGGAAAACATCAGCGTGGTTCCTCTCTCTCTACACTTCATAAGGAACAGAGCAAGAAAAGAGCTTGAAAAACAGAAGTTACTTTTTATTAGAAAAGGAATTTTCAAGTGAAGACATAATTTACCTGTGACAGACTGACATCTATACATGACAGTGATTAAACTTCACTGAATACCCAAAACGGTAACTTTTTTTTAGTTCACAATCTTTGAATTAGGCAACTattcctgtttttatttaaaaataacccacttttggccaggcaccgtggctcacgcctgtaatcccagcactttgggaggccgaagctggtggatcacgaggtccggagatggagaccatcctggctaacatggtgaaaccccgtctctactaaaaatacaaaaaattagccgggcgtggtgatacgcgcctgtaatcccagctacttgggaggctgaggcaggagaatcgcttgaacccaggaggcggaggtggcagtgagccgagatcgcgccactgcactccaggctgggcaagagagcaagactgcatctttaaaaaaaaaaaaactttccctgTTTTATATTTCTCAATGTTAAGATAAGTTTACCCAAAGTTTGAAACAACTGATAACTTCTGGTCTGCAAGATCCCTACGGCATTAGATCCCTAAAACAGAAACCAACAACATATAATATTACAAGATATAACAGTATGTATATTATAGTTCCTGAGTTTTCAAGGACATCAgtaacttgattaaaaaaaaaaaaagtcatgctcAAACATATGACTCAAAGTTTTCAAGCCATATTTTACAAagattgttttttggtttgtatgCTATAATTACTATTTAAACTCATtgcttatatttgaaaataacttgTGTGAAATCATCAAGGGAAAAGGGGTCAGTCGCCTAGAGACACCACATTAAACTCACTCTTTAAGGCCATCATAAATACAGGTAACTTggaatcagagaaaaaaattcaaattcacaGTAAGCCTAAGTAAAAATTCAACAAAgatatatcacaatatatatataaaagcaaaatgGAAACGTTTAAccttgatagaaaaaaaaaatgaaaagcaaagtttAAAATGGAAACTACCGAAATTGAGAAAGAATTCCAATGACATGACATTTTCTTGCCAAAGCGAAGGAATTTGTAGATTATATCATTCAAATCTCATTGTATTACATTATAAAGGTCTTAGCAACGGTTGGCCATTAATCTTTAACACAAAGGAGATTCAAATCCAAATGAACTGTAAGACTATCTCTTCcaggagagagaaatggagtAATTTACTTTATCCACAATTGTTTAACCCAAAAGGAAGGCCTTTAAGGATGATAACGCAGAATGGATCAGCCTTCAGTCTACCAAGTCCCATTTCTCACGAAGTCTTGCACCAATCCGAAAAGAGAAGGTTATGGACACAAAACAGGTTTAGGAAAGGctggaaaaaaaatctccaatgAATGACACACCACATCACGGTTTATTCTCCTACACAATTtgagaaacaataaagaaaaatatcacaccATATGTTTCAtcgtatcaattaaaaaaatattttacgaCAGTACATTCAATTCTCTTCTTCGGGGCCGCAAAAATAATTTAGCTCCTGTTTTATTGATTACAGAGCAAAGGGAAAAAGCAGCTGCTGCAATGCAACACAGGCTGCTACAGAGAAAGGGGAGAAAAGGCTTTTCCAAACAGATCCCTTCCCCGCCCCCGCTTACACACCCCTACCAACTTACTTATCCCAGTCTTTTACTGCCCCCACCACGTGAACCTAATCAATTCTTTCCCTTCCCCCACCATCGTGAAATTTCACCTTTCACAGCTCCTTCACCTACCCCTACCAGAGGCACTTTATTACCCGCAGAGATTTCAGACCtttcaaacttttcttccttttttaattaaACACGAGAGTTCGGAGGCAAAAGTGCAtgaaatttttacatatatacgAAAAAATACCTGTTTCCCAGCAACACGCACGCTTCGATTCTCGAACCCCTCCCCATCTCCCGGGTTTCGCTTGCAAAGGCTTGGGGGAGGGAGCCAGGCGCAAATTAAATTTAGGAAGGGAAATCCTGGGTGAAAGAAGAGCATTTgaggaaaaatgagagaaagatgaAGCGAGACCCCCAAACCACACGGGTTGGGGAGGtttccaagaaagaaagagaaattggaAGGGAcaaaagggggaggggggaggaacaGACCGGAGACCAGGGGAGACGCGCCGGGCCGGGAGAGGGAAGGCGGGGTCCGAGGAGAACGGGGGTCGCGGCTCCCGCGGCACAATGGCCCGCCCGGCCCCCGCCCCGCGCGCCCCTCACCTCATGGTGCCGGCGGCGCAGAGGCTTCCCCACCAGCCGGGAGACGCAGAAGGCGCCGAGCCGAGGGGGGTCTCTCCTCCAGGGGTGGGGAGCAGCTCGGAGACGGGAGACAAGTGTCCGGCTCCTCCTTCGGCGGCCAGGGGGCTACACCATCTCCTCGCACAAAGCCGAGGCGCCGGCCGGGAGTGTGGGAGAAGAGGGCGAGAGAAAGGCTGGGGAGGGGGCGGAGAGGCCGAGGCGCGGAGCTGGTCCCCAGGCGGCCGCCGCCTCCCACCTCCTCGTGGTCCTGCTCCTCCTCCCGGAGCTTCCTCGGCCGCCCTCGGAGGGGTGCCCGCCGGGGCCGCGCGCCCGGCCGCCGCTCCACAGGCCCGCGctcgccgcgccgccgccgaggCCGTGTGCAACCGGCAGCTGCTGCAGCCGCGGGAGGAGAGTCGGGATCGCCGCGAGGAGCCCGGGAGGAGGCGGGGCGCGCGGCGGAGGAACACGCAGGCGccgccctcctcccctccttcccccgGGGGCGAGGGGGCGGtgcggggggaggggaggaaaggggaggcgGGGGGCCGGGCGCGCTCCCCCGCGCCGGCGGCCGGGCCCCCGCCGGACTGCGGAGAGCGAGGCTGGGAGAGAGCGAGCgcgacggcggcggcggcggcggcggagagAGGCTCTTTGTTGCCTCCCTACCCCGCCCCCTGCACCCCCCTGGGATTCGGGCGGGCCACCACCCCCCCCTCCCGCCCAACACCTCCCGCCAGTTGTCGGCAGGGGTTCCTCGCCCGGGGTTCCTCGCCCGTGGTTGTCCTTGACCGTCGTCCCCCTCCCCGTCGCCTCCCGCTCCCCAGAGGCTTGGGGAGCTCCGAGGCCTCCCCCACGGCCGCGGTGCGGAGACCGAGGCGCCGAGACCTCCTGGGCGCCAGACCCGTAGGCACCGGCGTGGGGAGCTTGGACGCGTGACTGGGCACAGGGCCGGGCCAGGAGACTCCGGGTCGGCTCGCGGCCGGGTGCCCTCGCGCGGGGCGAGTGCTCAGCCCGCCCTGTTGCGGTCTCAGGACGGGGATGAGGGAATCGGGGGGCATCCCGGTCAGCCCAACTGCCCGCCCTCGCCGCGGCTGCACCCAGCGATTCCTGCGGAGTTGAGGAGGggcatataaatggaaaatatggTCATCATTGTTCCCTTCGCTCCTTTTCTTCCCGAGGAATCCCAGCGTGCTGCGCCGATGGAACGAGTTGATGTGCACACTAGGTATAAGGATGACTTCATCCCCAAACGAACGCAGCCGACTCTCGGGGAAACGCAGTCGCCGGGAGACGCGCGCGGAACAGTGTGTCGCCGCAAGAGTGGAAGAAGAGAAACGCAGCCAGTGGAGCCGCTTTCCAGCGTCATTAGCAAAGAGGGAATCCCGGGCAGGGGGCGGGGAGAGAGAGGAactaatgataattttaaatttttcgtcATTCCCAATGGTCTTGAAGTCACCTCCCTTAAAAAGTAGATATAAAATACTGGCGAGGCAATTTCATTTCAAGTCAAGTCGGGGAGGAGGGCATCCAGGAAGCCAGAATTGATCATTGTTGAAGGTTTtgttttcggtttttttttttaatctaaaaacaaatccaataataaaatttttaactgTACGAATTACGGCCTCCTTTTAGTCCGGAAGACAGGGATGTACTTTCTGTATAAAAGGTGAGGAGGATAGAAAAGGGTTGTTGCTACAGGGATCCATCCTATTGCTGAAGGATCTCATCCAAAATGGAGGACCTACCATGACTCCAGGAATCCATTCAAaagttttggtgttttgttttaagatgcaGGTACCATTCAAAAGATAGTTAGGAAGGTTGGGATAATGTACACTtccaaatgaaaagacaagttatAGTGATCCGTGGTCAATGCCTGATTTGTCTATAATTGAACTGTGTAGCCCATTTTTAACCATAAAAAAAGCTTCCTGgtttcagccgggtgcggtggctcacgcctgtcatcccagcacttcgggaggctgaggcagacgaatcatctgaggtcaggagttccagaccagcctggccaacatggcgaaaccctgtctctactaaaaataaaaaataaaaagccgggtgtggtggtgcacgcctgtaatcccagctactggggaggctgagtcaagagaatcgcttgaacctgggaagaggaggttgtagtgagctcagatcacaccactgcactccagcctaggtgacagagcgagactccatctaaaaaataaataaataaataaataaaaaataaaaaaaattcctggttTCAGAGCTCAATACcgagttattttctttttggaaccGGCAGCCTTAGACCAACAGCCCTATAGAAACAGTGACCCGGAGCTATGGCAGAGGATCAAGGTGGCCTCAGGTAGTAGAAAGCATGATGCCTCTGCCTTAAACATGGTGTACTTGAAGAACGCTAATTTCCACCCACATCTCTAATTATAGCTTACCATTACAGAGGGCATTTTATTCAAGGATCTCCAACCACTGGAGAGAAAACAAACTTGCCAGTCAAATGTCCTAGTTGCCATATTGCAAGTAGAGACAGGGAAACATAGAGCTCAAGTAACTGGATCAATTAGTGCAACAAGCATGATTAAAAATCATAGCTACCAACTATGAGGGTCATTGTCTTACGTAAGTTTCTCCCTGTAGTTTGAAACACATACCTCAAGTATTTGAACATGTGCTATGGAGACTTTTTTCTTGGAAAAATTAAGACATATTGAACCATCTTGGAAAAGTATTAATAAAACATATTCGACCACAAAGAAGTCACACCAATTTGCCTTAGTCCATTCATAGCAATACAGTAAATCCGACAGAGCTTATGTTTCAGGGAAAACTCTTACAAAGGGCCAAAAGGGGTGGAGAGAGTGCTGTAATGACTCAAGCTATCTCCTGCCAGACACAAGAAACAAGGATAAAAATTCCTTACAGATGACTCCATAACCTACTTCTCATTTGTGAAAGTTAATCCATCCTGCGCTAAATAAGTGATATATCACATCATCTTTATTCTAACAGCAAATGTTCCAATGGTATGGGCACCAAATTAAGCAATCCAAGTGGAAAATGCTGTTcttattttctatgtttattaaaaatgtaccagccaagaattttggCTGCCTACAACCATTTCCATCCTTTTGGATGGCAGCCTGCCAGCTCACAAGTTGGTCATAGCATTCATTGCCTTTTGGATTTAGATATTGCAATGGGTGGCCTGACCCCCAAAGGTCATTCTGTGGAAGGGCAATTTGTTGGCTGTGACAAAATGTTATTGCTTCTTGTTCATATTTGGTTTAACA is a window encoding:
- the LOC129528925 gene encoding collagen alpha-1(I) chain-like, whose protein sequence is MARPAPAPRAPHLMVPAAQRLPHQPGDAEGAEPRGVSPPGVGSSSETGDKCPAPPSAARGLHHLLAQSRGAGRECGRRGREKGWGGGGEAEARSWSPGGRRLPPPRGPAPPPGASSAALGGVPAGAARPAAAPQARARRAAAEAVCNRQLLQPREESRDRREEPGRRRGARRRNTQAPPSSPPSPGGEGAVRGEGRKGEAGGRARSPAPAAGPPPDCGERGWERASATAAAAAAERGSLLPPYPAPCTPLGFGRATTPPSRPTPPASCRQGFLARGSSPVVVLDRRPPPRRLPLPRGLGSSEASPTAAVRRPRRRDLLGARPESQRAAPMERVDVHTRYKDDFIPKRTQPTLGETQSPGDARGTVCRRKSGRRETQPVEPLSSVISKEGIPGRGRGERGTNDNFKFFVIPNGLEVTSLKK